In Tachysurus fulvidraco isolate hzauxx_2018 chromosome 11, HZAU_PFXX_2.0, whole genome shotgun sequence, one DNA window encodes the following:
- the LOC113649429 gene encoding olfactory receptor 11H6-like gives MAENVSRRRISEFIIIGFDKYEKPMIHGIVILTVYLLVMLGNLANICFIVMDKRLHQPMYLFICNLAIVDMLYCTCSCPTMIGNLLYGVKTISYVPCIFQMFVFGLGFVMEVFTISVMAFDRLIAIIKPLRYHSILTNVRCVILTFLLWILGSATISIVPATVLSLPLCYTTLAFLFCDYGSLIRASCVDPNPYFDMMASFTFFLLFGTFSFICGSYVIIVIVVVKMNSKGSKRKVFNTCFSHLIVVVCCYGPTFIINILTRAGIVLTIEERNGFRIGTILGPSLVNPFIYSFRTKEIRNKILRIMSKVGPTNE, from the coding sequence ATGGCTGAAAATGTTTCCAGAAGAAGAATTAGCGAATTTATCATCATAGGATTTGACAAGTATGAAAAACCAATGATTCATGGAATTGTCATACTTACAGTATACTTGCTTGTAATGCTTGGGAACTTGGCAAACATATGCTTTATAGTCATGGACAAACGTCTACACCAGCCAATGTATCTCTTTATTTGCAATTTAGCAATTGTAGACATGCTCTACTGTACATGTTCATGTCCAACAATGATAGGGAACCTTTTATATGGAGTTAAAACCATATCTTATGTGCCATGCATTtttcagatgtttgtttttggtttagGCTTTGTGATGGAGGTGTTTACTATTTCTGTTATGGCTTTTGACAGATTAATTGCCATAATCAAGCCACTGCGCTACCATTCAATTCTGACAAATGTGCGTTGTGTTATTTTGACCTTTTTGCTATGGATTCTGGGTTCTGCTACAATATCCATTGTGCCTGCAACTGTTCTTTCACTTCCATTATGTTACACAACACTTGCATTCCTGTTTTGTGACTATGGCTCTCTTATCAGAGCCAGTTGTGTGGATCCTAACCCATATTTTGATATGATGGCAAGTTTTACCTTCTTTCTGCTTTTTGGAACATTTAGTTTCATCTGTGGCTCTTATGTAATAatagttattgttgttgtaaaaATGAACTCAAAGGGTAGTAAGAGAAAAGTGTTTAACACATGCTTTAGTCATTTGATAGTTGTGGTGTGCTGTTATGGCCctacttttattataaatattttaactagAGCAGGTATCGTTCTCACAATTGAGGAGCGAAATGGGTTCAGAATTGGCACAATTCTTGGTCCATCTTTAGTGAATCCTTTCATATATTCTTTTAGAACCAAAGAGATCAGAAACAAAATATTGAGAATCATGTCTAAAGTAGGACCAACTAATGAATAA
- the LOC113649428 gene encoding olfactory receptor 2AT4-like, which translates to MPEDNITYVKNFVIFCFPGLPPNYYGLTSMAMFCVYVCTLMGNGIFIALFFKEKSLQKPMYYIMLNLAASDVLFSTTTLPKIIARYWFDDGSISYAGCFIQMQFVHYFSSVNALVLAVMAFDRYVAVCNPLRYVSIIKESTILGLCVACWLLAEPTAITMVIRATSIPYCASNTIVQCYCDHVSVTKLACTDRTPYAFSALISAMIILITPLAFILFSYGSIIVTVFQTSSTQGRLKTISTCSSQLIIITLFFLPRCLNYLSSSLGIIFSADIQILVIMLYSQLPPMINPFIYCLKTKEAKVCLKKHLNRSPFGQFIKTAQVSSLFN; encoded by the coding sequence ATGCCTGAAGACAATATTACCTATGTGAaaaattttgtcattttttgttttccagGACTTCCCCCTAATTATTATGGTCTTACCTCAATGgctatgttttgtgtttatgtatgcaCCTTAATGGGAAATGGaatatttattgcattattttttaaagaaaaaagcctTCAAAAACCTATGTATTATATCATGTTGAATCTTGCTGCATCAGATGTACTGTTTAGTACGACAACTTTACCCAAGATTATTGCTAGATACTGGTTTGATGATGGCTCCATTTCATATGCAGGCTGTTTTATTCAGATGCAATTTGTGCACTATTTTAGTTCAGTTAATGCATTAGTGCTTGCAGTCATGGCCTTTGATAGATATGTGGCAGTCTGTAATCCTCTCAGATATGTTTCTATTATCAAAGAATCCACTATTTTAGGATTATGTGTTGCATGTTGGCTGTTAGCTGAACCCACAGCCATAACTATGGTAATTAGGGCAACTTCTATTCCTTATTGTGCTTCTAACACAATCGTCCAATGTTACTGTGACCATGTGTCTGTCACCAAGCTTGCATGCACTGACAGAACACCTTATGcattttcagctttaatttcagCTATGATTATTTTGATCACACCACtagcatttattttgttctctTATGGTTCCATTATTGTCACAGTGTTTCAAACTTCATCCACACAAGGACGGTTAAAAACTATCTCCACTTGCAGTTCTCAGCTTATAATTATCACCCTCTTTTTTTTACCAAGGTGTTTGAATTATTTATCCTCAAGTTTAGGAATCATATTCAGTGCTGACATACAAATACTTGTAATTATGTTGTACAGCCAGCTGCCCCCTATGATCAATCCATTCATTTACTGTTTAAAGACAAAAGAAGCAAAAGTATGCTTAAAGAAGCATTTAAACAGGTCACCATTTGGACAGTTTATTAAAACGGCCCAGGTTTCTTCTCTATTTAACTGA
- the LOC113649437 gene encoding olfactory receptor 2AT4-like: MMYKNKTTNIHEFILQGFTGISAEYYGLLGTFFLFIYLLLASGNIFILVFVACERSLQKPTYIIFCNLAISDLGFGTTTLPRVIAKYWMSDIISFNSCITQLYLVHYFGTCSSFLMALMALDRFVAICNPLRYPVLIKNSSIVILCLVLWIVSLFILGGTTSLALSVPYCGPNIIRHCYCDYISVISLACADITPTKPISTSIAMTVLWGPLFYVIFSYVAIIISVMKISSKEGRYKTFLTCTPQLLIICLYYLPRSIVYMAFAVGYHFEANLNIALVMMYSLFPALINPLIYCFRTKEIKDTLMKKFKQRQLRVNGKTILT; encoded by the coding sequence ATgatgtacaaaaacaaaacaacaaatatacATGAGTTTATCCTACAAGGATTTACAGGAATTTCTGCAGAATATTATGGATTGTTAGGaacctttttcctttttatttatctgttgcTGGCATCTGGGAACATTTTCATCCTTGTATTTGTGGCATGTGAAAGGAGTCTTCAGAAGCCAACATACATCATCTTCTGTAATCTTGCAATATCAGATCTTGGATTTGGAACTACAACTCTGCCCAGAGTTATTGCTAAGTACTGGATGTCTGATATCATCTCATTTAATAGTTGTATCACTCAATTGTATCTTGTTCATTATTTTGGGACTTGCAGTTCATTTCTTATGGCATTAATGGCCCTTGATCGGTTTGTTGCTATATGTAACCCATTGAGATATCCAGTTTTGATTAAGAACTCAAGTATTGTGATTCTTTGTTTAGTGCTTTGGATAGTAAGTCTATTCATTCTTGGTGGGACTACTTCATTAGCCCTTAGTGTACCTTACTGTGGCCCAAATATTATACGTCACTGCTACTGTGACTACATTTCAGTAATTAGCCTAGCATGTGCAGACATAACACCAACAAAACCAATTAGCACTTCCATTGCTATGACAGTACTGTGGGGTCCTTTATTTTATGTCATATTTTCTTATGTGGCCATTATTATTTCAGTCATGAAAATCTCAAGTAAAGAGGGACgatataaaacttttttaacaTGTACTCCACAGCTGTTAATCATCTGTCTGTACTATCTCCCCAGAAGTATTGTATATATGGCATTTGCTGTTGGATATCATTTCGAAGCAAACCTCAATATTGCATTGGTAATGATGTACAGTCTTTTCCCTGCCCTCATCAATCCACTCATATACTGCTTTAGGACCAAAGAAATCAAGGACACATTAATGAAGAAATTTAAGCAAAGGCAGTTGAGGGTAAATGGAAAAACAATTTTAACTTAA
- the LOC113649432 gene encoding olfactory receptor 2AT4-like produces MMPDGNKSFVKDFFIVGFPGLHPNYYALVSAVMFLVYVCILLGNGFFLLLFAKNKNLQKPMYFIYISLVLSDLLFSTCTLPKIIARYWFQDGTISFAACFFQMYLVHYFGVVSSYTLAVMAIDRYIAVCYPFHYHTIMSNRNILIVSLLVWVFSHPCSIMLVVRASPLPYCGANTIVHCYCDHISITRLACIDRTLYSFPAFVYAMVILLGSLAIIVFSYSCIILVVLKISSAHGRLKTFSTCSSQLIIIALFFLPRCFNYLAANIGITFNADLQIAIIMLYSLLPPMINPLIYSLKTQEVKKILIKEFKKVSR; encoded by the coding sequence ATGATGCCAGATGGAAACAAGTCCTTTGTGAAGGACTTTTTCATTGTTGGATTTCCTGGACTTCATCCTAACTACTATGCCCTTGTGTCTGCAGTTATGTTCTTAGTTTATGTGTGCATCTTGTTAGGGAAtggattttttcttcttttgtttgcaaaaaacaaaaatctccaGAAAcccatgtattttatttatataagtcTTGTGCTGTCTGATTTATTGTTTAGTACATGCACATTACCAAAGATCATTGCTAGATACTGGTTCCAAGATGGGACAATTTCGTTTGCAGCTTGTTTTTTTCAGATGTACTTAGTGCATTATTTTGGTGTGGTCAGTTCATACACACTAGCTGTAATGGCCATAGATCGGTACATAGCAGTTTGCTACCCATTCCATTATCATACTATTATGtcaaatagaaatatattaatTGTGAGCCTTTTGGTCTGGGTTTTCTCTCATCCTTGCAGTATAATGTTGGTTGTGCGGGCATCACCACTTCCTTATTGTGGAGCTAACACTATTGTACACTGCTATTGTGATCACATATCAATTACCCGACTTGCATGCATTGACAGGACTCTATATAGTTTTCCAGCTTTTGTTTATGCCATGGTAATATTGCTGGGATCTCTTGCCATTATTGTGTTCTCCTACTCTTGCATTATTTTAGTTGTCCTAAAAATATCAAGTGCACATGGGCGGCTAAAGACTTTTTCTACATGTAGTTCTCAACTCATTATAATTGCGCTCTTTTTCTTACCAAGGTGTTTTAATTACTTGGCTGCTAATATAGGTATCACATTTAATGCTGATTTGCAAATAGCTATCATCATGCTGTATAGCCTTCTACCTCCAATGATAAACCCATTAATATATAGTCTAAAAACACAAGAAGTTAAGAAGATTTTgataaaagaatttaaaaaagtaagtaggtaa
- the LOC113649427 gene encoding olfactory receptor 2AT4-like, with protein MSGKNETFVKDFFIVGFPGLHPNYYAFVSAVMFFVYVCILIGNGFFLLLFATNKNLQKPMYFIYISLVLSDVLFSTCTLPKIIARYWFQDGTISFAACFFQMYLVHYFGVVNSYTLAVMAIDRYIAVCYPFRYHTIMSNRNILILSIVVWVSAHISIIMVVVRAFPLPYCGANTIVHCYCDHVSITRLACTDRTLYSFPAFVYAMVVLLGSLAIIVFSYSCIILAVLKISSARGRLKTFSTCSSQLIIIALFFLPRCFNYLAAYAGIIFNADLQIAIIMLYSFLPPMINPLIYSLKTEEVKKILIRKF; from the coding sequence ATGTCAGGCAAAAACGAGACCTTTGTGAAGGACTTTTTCATTGTTGGATTTCCTGGACTTCATCCTAACTACTATGCCTTTGTGTCTGCAGTTATGTTCTTTGTTTATGTGTGCATCTTAATAGGGAAtggattttttcttcttttatttgcaacaaacaaaaatctccaGAAAcccatgtattttatttatataagtcTTGTGCTTTCTGATGTATTGTTTAGTACATGCACATTACCAAAGATCATTGCTAGATACTGGTTCCAGGATGGGACAATTTCATTTGCAGCTTGTTTTTTTCAGATGTACTTAGTGCATTATTTTGGTGTGGTCAATTCATACACATTAGCCGTAATGGCCATAGATCGATATATTGCAGTTTGCTACCCCTTTCGTTACCATACTATAATGtcaaatagaaatatattaatTCTGTCTATCGTAGTCTGGGTTTCTGCTCATATTAGTATTATAATGGTTGTTGTGCGAGCTTTCCCCCTCCCTTACTGTGGTGCCAACACCATTGTACACTGCTATTGTGATCATGTATCTATTACTCGACTTGCATGCACTGACAGGACTCTCTATAGTTTTCCAGCTTTTGTTTATGCCATGGTAGTATTGCTGGGATCTCTTGCCATTATCGTGTTCTCCTACTCTTGCATTATTTTAGCTGTCCTAAAAATATCAAGTGCACGTGGGCGGCTAAAGACTTTTTCTACATGTAGTTCTCAACTCATTATAATTGCGCTATTTTTCTTACCAAGGTGTTTTAATTACTTGGCTGCCTATGCAGGTATAATATTTAATGCTGATTTGCAAATAGCTATCATTATGTTGTATAGTTTTCTACCTCCAATGATCAATCCTTTAATATACAGTCTAAAAACAGAAGAAGTTAAGAAAATCTTGATAAGGAaattttaa
- the LOC113649408 gene encoding olfactory receptor 6F1-like: protein MYKNVSGKNINEFVFTGFDTLENPVSVGIAILTIYILVMLANLANIFCIVTDKCLHQPMYVFICNLAIVDMLYCTSSCPTMIAILIVGFKTISYVPCIIQMYGFGLGYIMEVFTISVMAIDRLFAIIKPLHYHSILTNARSVVLTFLLWILGSIATAIVPGSAVPLPLCSSTIKYVFCDYAAFVTVTCVDPNPYFNLISSFTFVLMCGTFGFICLTYLKIVIVVVKMTSKSSKKKVFHTCLSHLFVIICYYVPTVIVVVLTRFGVALSLNERNGLRVGTILGPSLFNPFIYCFRTKEIRNKILRIVSKVEPTK from the coding sequence atgtataaaaatgtttcaggAAAAAACATCAATGAATTTGTATTTACAGGATTTGACACGTTAGAAAACCCGGTGTCTGTTGGTATTGCCATACTAACTATATACATTCTTGTAATGCTTGCTAACCTTGCAAACATATTTTGTATTGTCACAGATAAATGTCTACACCAGCCAATGTATGTCTTCATCTGCAATTTAGCAATTGTAGACATGCTCTACTGTACAAGTTCATGTCCAACTATGATAGCCATCCTTATAGTTGGCTTTAAAACCATTTCTTATGTACCATGCATTATTCAGATGTATGGCTTTGGTTTGGGTTATATCATGGAAGTGTTCACTATTTCTGTCATGGCTATTGACCGATTATTTGCCATAATCAAGCCGCTGCACTACCATTCCATTCTGACAAATGCACGTTCTGTTGTTCTCACCTTTTTGCTGTGGATTCTGGGATCTATTGCAACAGCAATTGTGCCTGGTTCTGCGGTTCCTTTACCATTATGCTCCTCAACGATAAAGTATGTTTTTTGCGATTATGCAGCTTTTGTTACTGTAACTTGTGTAGACCCGAACCCATATTTTAATTTGATATCAAGTTTTACCTTTGTCTTGATGTGTGGAACATTCGGTTTCATTTGTTTAACCTATCTTAAGatagttattgttgttgttaaaatgaCCTCTAAAAGCAGCAAGAAAAAAGTATTTCATACTTGCTTAAGTCATTTATTTGTGATAATCTGCTATTATGTACCTACAGTTATTGTGGTAGTTCTGACCAGATTTGGGGTAGCCTTATCACTTAATGAAAGAAATGGTCTGAGGGTTGGGACAATTCTTGGTCCTTCTTTATTTAATccttttatatattgttttagaACTAAAGAGATtcgaaataaaatattaagaatTGTGTCAAAAGTTGAAccaactaaataa